Proteins found in one Planococcus citri chromosome 2, ihPlaCitr1.1, whole genome shotgun sequence genomic segment:
- the LOC135836678 gene encoding uncharacterized protein LOC135836678 encodes MLIFNVIMIIFFLSIGISYSKRFRKYEKYIFVSLIVHDVTLTSGLVFAFFQTTARLQKIEVASCTISMIMVTWFRSALHIQRKYLHKNIDALNQDSFLKYETHKKVRERFFTIIFFIVLSSVTIFSSPVLRFIADPTIDYNDSSIYMVPFLFKFRDVHSLIEYVSLVTIQGSMIVFNGNGLYSYVIFTCYMLCNLETHIEHINARLIDMLIKNDTSSKNFHKSNQTQTERRRNEDKLSNFDDHQVVRYKNMKAGFEELIRYQQFYHEHLKNFMNYLYWTYVGTLVWILLTLILTMFAISQIPKDIFVLMKKISISVNFVLVFYLQCYIGESVSRLADSLLTSLYYTPWYILPPDIRKNMMIVMIQSQKQFDFKIFGMYTINLSLFTKVVKIIYTISNLLIASQNK; translated from the exons ATGTTGATTTTTAATGTAataatgataatattttttctatccATCGGCATCAGTTACAGCAAACGATTCCGAAAGTATGAAAAATACATCTTCGTCTCATTGATCGTACACGATGTCACTCTTACTAGCGGcttagtttttgcattttttcaaaccacTGCAAGGTTACAGAAGATTGAAGTAGCCTCTTGCACTATTTCAATGATAATGGTGACATGGTTTCGATCGGCGTTGCACATTCAACGGAAATATTTGCACAAAAACATCGATGCACTAAACcaagattcatttttgaaatacgaaACACATAAAAAAGTACGGGAAAGATTCTTCactataatatttttcattgtgtTGTCATCTGTTACGATATTTTCGAGTCCTGTACTACGATTCATTGCCGACCCAACTATTGATTATAATGATTCTTCGATCTATATGGTAccctttttgttcaaatttcgaGATGTGCATTCGTTAATAGAATACGTCTCATTGGTAACAATTCAAGGATCTATGATTGTTTTTAATGGGAATGGATTGTACAGTTATGTGATATTCACTTGTTACATGTTATGCAACCTGGAAACTCATATTGAACATATTAATGCAAGATTGATCGAtatgttgataaaaaatgacACTAGCTCGAAGAACTTTCACAAAAGTAATCAAACTCAAAcggaaagaagaagaaatgaagataagttgtcaaattttgatgatcATCAAGTGGTTCGTTATAAAAACATGAAAGCAGGATTTGAAGAATTGATTCgttatcaacaattttaccaTGA ACACTTGAagaattttatgaattatttatATTGGACGTATGTAGGAACATTGGTTTGGATTTTATTGACATTAATTCTAACAATGTTTGCAATATCACAG atccCTAAAGATATATTtgttttaatgaagaaaatttcaatttctgtgaATTTTGTATTAGTGTTTTATCTGCAATGTTACATCGGAGAATCGGTCAGCCGTTTG GCTGATTCACTTCTTACATCACTTTATTACACACCTTGGTACATTTTGCCTCCAGATATTCGTAAAAATATGATGATTGTGATGATTCAATCACAAAAGcaattcgattttaaaatatttggaaTGTATACGATTAATTTAAGTCTTTTTACCAAAGTAGTGAAAATCATCTACACAATTAGCAACTTACTGATTGCTTcacaaaataaataa
- the LOC135836679 gene encoding uncharacterized protein LOC135836679, whose product MMEEHVDVEEVMNEFIIEQLDLEPEEPAMLDEEIEEHDTNVSKKRRKQSAKKSNASNEKPTKNSKKKTTKKPKKSEDKRSIMNKKKSYVKAKVNNSIVVVNCDSDNEDEYVCYPEINVISQETLEDSNGENKDPLDSESAYNEFIDEIYVKNEHENLIAEDEKMVENYLSQECCARKCNTKFKCDELLRYRIELQTLDYNENGVNQLDLVLLGLIHSLCRISNEIKHSRTVEIKDRRRVKMMFAFRGVSVCRAMFMFAHGIKIERLKRLIKRYKENGISPKAHGNYKRVPANAISIEQMREVISFLKQYADDHAAVVKGRSAHQNQDIKILPPHETKSRVFNKYKQICEKQNTPCISVVSFRRLWNRFCPNVLIQRSNSAKGQNSTDTEETTEIVVTE is encoded by the exons ATGATGGAAGAACATGTAGACGTTGAAGAAGTTATGAACGAGTTCATCATAGAACAACTGGATCTGGAACCCGAAGAACCAGCTATGCTT GATGAGGAAATCGAAGAACACGATACAAACGTTTCGAAAAAACGTCGAAAACAAAGTGCTAAAAAATCC AATGCCAGTAATGAAAAACCTACGAAAAACTCGAAGAAGAAGACGacaaagaaaccaaaaaaatctgaagataAACGTTCG ATTATGAATAAGAAAAAATCGTACGTAAAGGCGAAGGTGAATAATTCGATAGTGGTCGTGAATTGCGATTCG GATAACGAAGACGAGTACGTTTGTTACCCGGAGATTAATGTTATAAGCCAGGAAACCCTCGAAGATTCGAATGGAGAAAATAAAGATCCTTTGGATTCGGAATCTGCGTACAACGAATTTATCGATGAAATCTACGTGAAA aatgaacatgaaaatttgatagCGGAAGACgaaaaaatggtagaaaattaTCTGAGTCAAGAATGCTGCGCTCGTAAATGCAATACAAAATTCAAATGCGACGAACTTTTACGATATCGTATCGAATTGCAGACTTTAGATTATAACGAAAACGGCGTAAATCAGTTAGATTTAGTACTGCTCGGCTTGATTCACAGCTTGTGCCGAATTTCCAATGAAATAAAACATTCTCGAACGGTTGAGATTAAAGATCGACGACGGGTCAAAATGATGTTCGCATTTCGAGGCGTATCCGTATGTCGAGCCATGTTCATGTTCGCTCATGGCATCAAAATAGAAAGGCTAAAAAGACTGATAAAACGCTACAAAGAGAATGGAATTTCTCCCAAAGCTCACGGAAACTATAAACGAGTTCCTGCCAATGCGATTAGCATTGAACAGATGCGAGaagtcatttcatttttgaaacaatacgCAGATGATCATGCCGCAGTCGTTAAAGGACGCAGCGCACATCAGAATCAAGATATCAAGATTCTACCTCCTCACGAAACCAAATCTCGAGTTTTCAATAAATATAAacaaatttgcgaaaaacagaatACTCCTTGTATTAGCGTCGTCAGCTTCAGGCGTTTATGGAATCGTTTTTGTCCGAATGTTCTGATTCAACGATCTAATTCGGCCAAAGGTCAAAATTCCACCGATACTGAAGAAACTACTGAAATCGTCGTGACCGagtaa
- the LOC135836681 gene encoding mitochondrial import inner membrane translocase subunit Tim22 has product MEKDRIFFSQRELDDVAQRLIGSGSHYRENIIIPRLLGPVIIKSREEKLIEAAMESCAFKSGISCVLGYGLGLVIGLFSSSVNPNIGFGPDAKTQTVREIFHDIKTTSHSYGKNFAFVGAIFAASECAVESYRGKTDWRNGTYAGAITGGLIGLRAGVKAGIVGAAGFAVFSTIIDYYMHS; this is encoded by the exons ATGGAAAAagatagaatatttttttctcaaagagagCTCGATGATGTAGCTCAACGACTGATCGGTAGCGGATCACATTATCGCGAAAACATCATCATACCGAGACTTCTAGGACCCGTTATCATCAAAAGCAGAGAAGAAAAGCTGATCGAAGCCGCAATGGAAAGTTGCGCTTTTAAATCTGGAATCAGTTGCGTTTTAG gttaCGGTCTCGGTTTGGTTATAGGACTGTTTTCATCCAGTGTCAACCCCAACATCGGATTTGGACCAGACGCTAAAACACAAACAGTTCGAGAGATATTTCACGATATTAAAACTACAAGTCACAgctatggaaaaaatttcgccttTGTTGGAGCAATTTTTGCGGCATCAGAATGCGCCGTAGAATCT TACAGGGGTAAAACTGATTGGAGAAATGGAACTTACGCTGGGGCTATTACTGGAGGATTAATCGGATTGAGAG CTGGAGTAAAAGCGGGTATCGTTGGCGCAGCTGGGTTCGCAGTATTTTCGACCATCATCGACTATTACATGCATTCATAA